From Candidatus Binatia bacterium, the proteins below share one genomic window:
- a CDS encoding phage resistance protein, whose translation MTLTRQAMTLIADLIDIPERVHSGDFVLKLTEGVTRPDDTLGTYVVTPQLAQCFDNALGFIRSAFDSRASKAAYLHGSFGSGKSHFMAVLHLLLQGNPAARSIPELAGVVRKHNDWTDGKKFLLVPYHLIGARSMESAILGQYVEHLHQLHPKAPVPAVYVAEGLLADARRLREQMGDDPFFQRLNQSKEAEPGGWGQLEVAWDAERFEQALCANPGSDERGKLISDLVNSFFASYRNVVRDGREEYVRLDDGLSVISRHAQALGYDALILFLDELILWLASNAADVTFVNREGQKLAMLVEAQKSDRPIPIVSFVARQRDLRELVGDHLTGAEQLAFADVLKWWEARFHTITLEDRNLPAIAERRVLKPKSPAARQQLDRAFDETKKVRDEVMSTLLTSTADPQTFRQVYPFSPALMQTLVAVSSVLQRERTALKVMVQLLVDQRHRLKLGDVVPVGDLFDVISQGDEAVSEVMRQHFENAKRLYRQKLLPLLETQHGLRKAEADMGPDAGPQHLAFRADDRLIKTLLLGALVPEVEALKGLTAARLAALNHGTIRSPIPGREGQMALTRCRQWAAQVGEIKIGDEPTNPTISVQLSAVDTETVLEKAKNEDNTGNRRRKIKEILFRELGIEDGDEMWLAHEIAWRGTRRQVELLYANVRELPDESLRARGQDWKVVIDFPFDEANRTPHDDIARLQQFRQSNGATNTLLWIPSFLSKDALRDLGKLVILDHILAGERFTDYASHLSAVDRTAARALLDNQRSQLRQRLVTFLEGAYGSAKPFPGSIDEGHEPGEHTQSLDPTFQPQPPIGANLREAFHHLLDQALSHQFPAHPWFETDVRLPVLKKVYAEVQRAVQDPEGRVVVEKPVRQVVRQIACPLKLGDMSETHLVAGQYWRKHFAQKHAQDGGSLTVAKLRAWMDDPEPRGLPGEVGNLVVLVFADQEKYAFFRHGGPAHGTLESLPDDLELRPEKLPDPDLWERARDRASRILGLAPPELLNANNVSKFAQDAKDEVTKGRAACERLRRMLRETLPAHGVEASADRLRTAEMTVAFVEAVAHARPDGVVAAIATAEIATSAEAMGSTFKKAEQVCNALESVNWQIFDTVRQAGDDDATRRIHAQVVDALRRDEHAIALGPALKKAEGAAVAEIRHRLTSKPPPPPPKPGRIVIEHGVRQALPSDAGRQLLGKIERLLEADPDARLTVTWEVFKEGKPK comes from the coding sequence ATGACGCTGACCCGCCAAGCCATGACACTGATCGCCGACCTCATCGACATCCCCGAACGGGTGCACAGCGGGGACTTCGTCCTCAAGCTTACCGAGGGTGTCACACGTCCCGACGATACGCTTGGAACGTACGTCGTCACCCCCCAACTCGCACAGTGCTTCGACAACGCCCTCGGGTTCATCCGCAGCGCCTTCGACTCCCGTGCGAGCAAGGCGGCCTACCTGCACGGCAGCTTCGGCAGCGGCAAGAGCCACTTCATGGCCGTGCTGCACCTGCTCCTGCAAGGGAACCCCGCGGCGCGCTCGATTCCCGAACTGGCCGGCGTCGTCCGCAAACACAACGACTGGACCGACGGCAAGAAGTTCCTGCTCGTGCCCTATCACCTCATCGGCGCCCGCAGCATGGAGTCGGCCATCCTCGGCCAGTACGTCGAGCACCTGCACCAGTTGCACCCGAAGGCGCCGGTGCCAGCGGTCTACGTGGCTGAAGGGCTCCTTGCCGATGCTCGCCGGCTGCGTGAGCAGATGGGCGATGACCCGTTCTTCCAGCGCCTGAACCAGTCGAAGGAAGCGGAGCCCGGCGGGTGGGGTCAACTCGAAGTCGCCTGGGACGCCGAGCGCTTCGAGCAGGCCCTGTGCGCCAATCCCGGCAGCGACGAACGCGGCAAGCTCATCAGCGACCTGGTGAACAGCTTCTTCGCCTCGTATCGCAACGTCGTCCGCGACGGTCGGGAGGAATACGTTCGCCTCGATGACGGGCTCTCTGTCATCAGCCGGCACGCGCAGGCACTCGGCTACGACGCCCTCATCCTCTTCCTCGACGAGCTCATCCTCTGGCTCGCCAGCAACGCCGCTGACGTCACGTTCGTCAACCGCGAGGGCCAGAAACTCGCCATGCTGGTCGAGGCCCAGAAATCGGATCGACCGATCCCGATCGTCAGCTTCGTGGCCCGGCAGCGCGACCTCCGCGAGCTGGTCGGCGACCACCTCACCGGCGCGGAGCAGCTCGCCTTCGCCGACGTGCTGAAATGGTGGGAGGCGCGGTTCCACACGATCACGCTCGAAGACCGTAACCTTCCCGCCATCGCCGAACGCCGCGTCCTCAAGCCCAAGTCACCAGCGGCCCGCCAGCAACTCGACCGGGCCTTCGACGAGACGAAGAAGGTCCGCGACGAGGTGATGAGCACGCTCCTCACGAGCACCGCGGACCCACAAACGTTCCGGCAGGTGTACCCGTTCAGTCCCGCCTTGATGCAGACGCTCGTCGCCGTCTCCTCGGTGCTGCAGCGCGAGCGCACCGCTCTCAAGGTGATGGTCCAGCTCCTCGTCGACCAGCGCCACCGTTTGAAACTCGGTGACGTCGTGCCGGTGGGCGACCTCTTCGATGTCATTTCCCAGGGCGATGAAGCCGTCAGCGAGGTGATGCGCCAGCACTTCGAGAACGCCAAGCGCCTGTATCGTCAGAAGCTGCTGCCGCTCCTCGAAACGCAACACGGGCTGCGCAAGGCCGAGGCCGACATGGGACCCGACGCCGGCCCACAGCACCTGGCGTTCCGCGCCGACGATCGCCTCATCAAGACCCTGCTCCTCGGCGCGCTCGTCCCGGAAGTCGAAGCCCTCAAAGGCCTCACGGCCGCGCGCCTTGCCGCGCTCAACCACGGGACGATCCGCTCGCCCATCCCGGGTCGCGAAGGGCAGATGGCCCTGACCCGCTGCCGCCAGTGGGCGGCACAGGTCGGTGAGATCAAGATTGGCGACGAGCCCACCAACCCGACCATCTCGGTCCAACTCAGCGCGGTCGACACCGAAACCGTCCTCGAAAAGGCCAAGAACGAGGACAACACCGGCAACCGCCGCCGCAAGATCAAGGAGATCCTCTTCCGCGAGCTGGGCATCGAGGACGGCGACGAGATGTGGCTCGCCCACGAGATCGCGTGGCGTGGCACGCGCCGGCAGGTCGAGCTCCTTTACGCCAACGTTCGCGAGCTGCCCGATGAGTCGTTGCGCGCCCGGGGCCAGGACTGGAAGGTGGTGATCGATTTCCCGTTCGACGAGGCCAATCGCACCCCGCATGACGACATCGCCCGCCTCCAGCAGTTCCGCCAGTCCAACGGCGCCACCAACACGCTGCTCTGGATCCCATCGTTCCTGAGCAAGGACGCGCTGCGCGACCTCGGCAAGCTCGTCATCCTCGATCACATCCTCGCCGGCGAGCGGTTCACCGACTATGCATCGCACCTCTCGGCCGTGGATCGCACGGCGGCTCGCGCGCTCCTCGACAACCAGCGCAGCCAGCTTCGGCAGCGTCTCGTCACGTTTCTCGAAGGCGCCTACGGCTCCGCGAAACCCTTCCCCGGCTCCATCGACGAAGGCCACGAGCCCGGCGAACACACGCAATCCCTCGACCCGACGTTCCAGCCCCAACCACCGATCGGCGCCAACCTTCGAGAAGCCTTCCACCATCTGCTCGATCAGGCGCTCTCGCACCAATTCCCGGCGCATCCCTGGTTCGAAACCGACGTGCGCCTGCCCGTGCTCAAGAAGGTGTACGCCGAGGTGCAACGCGCCGTGCAGGATCCCGAAGGCCGGGTCGTCGTCGAAAAACCGGTGCGCCAGGTGGTGCGGCAGATCGCCTGCCCCCTGAAGCTCGGGGACATGAGCGAAACGCACCTCGTCGCCGGACAGTACTGGCGGAAGCACTTCGCGCAGAAGCATGCCCAGGACGGCGGGTCGCTCACCGTCGCCAAGCTGCGGGCATGGATGGACGATCCCGAGCCGCGCGGGCTGCCCGGCGAGGTCGGCAATCTCGTCGTCCTCGTCTTCGCCGATCAGGAGAAGTACGCGTTCTTTCGCCACGGTGGGCCGGCGCACGGCACACTCGAATCGCTTCCCGATGATCTCGAGCTGCGACCCGAGAAGTTGCCCGACCCGGATCTGTGGGAGCGCGCCCGCGACCGCGCCAGCCGCATCCTCGGGCTGGCCCCGCCGGAACTGCTCAACGCCAACAACGTCAGCAAGTTTGCCCAGGACGCGAAGGACGAGGTCACAAAGGGCCGAGCCGCCTGCGAACGCCTCCGCCGAATGTTGCGTGAAACCCTCCCCGCCCACGGTGTCGAGGCGAGTGCCGATCGGCTGCGCACCGCCGAGATGACCGTGGCGTTCGTCGAGGCCGTCGCCCACGCCCGGCCCGACGGTGTCGTCGCCGCCATCGCCACCGCCGAGATCGCCACGTCGGCCGAGGCCATGGGCAGCACCTTCAAGAAGGCGGAGCAGGTCTGTAACGCCCTCGAGTCGGTCAACTGGCAGATCTTCGATACGGTGCGGCAGGCGGGGGATGACGACGCGACGCGGCGCATCCACGCGCAGGTCGTCGATGCGCTGCGCCGCGACGAGCATGCCATCGCTCTTGGGCCGGCGCTCAAGAAAGCGGAAGGCGCCGCCGTCGCCGAGATTCGGCATCGTCTCACCTCCAAGCCGCCGCCCCCCCCGCCGAAGCCCGGACGGATCGTGATCGAACACGGCGTACGACAGGCCCTTCCGAGCGATGCCGGCCGGCAACTGCTCGGGAAGATCGAACGGCTTCTCGAAGCCGACCCGGACGCCCGGCTGACCGTCACCTGGGAGGTGTTCAAGGAGGGCAAGCCGAAGTGA